Below is a window of Plasmodium brasilianum strain Bolivian I chromosome 14, whole genome shotgun sequence DNA.
ATTGGTGTTATTTATTCGTAATGTATTTAACATAATGTAAAGTGTTTGAcacagatatatatttacgtaaaTATCTAGCGAAAAACTAGTATTCCCCTTGTCATTATCTGTTCTTGTCTCAtttaatattacattaatatacttctttattttgtgcACATAGTACAAGCATTTCTGTAATGGCAAGCAGTTGGTCGGAACAATATTGTCCTCTTTCACTACTTCTCTATTATTGCTACTGCTGCTGatgttgttattactattgatgttgttattactattgatgttgttattactgttaatgttgctattactattgatgttgttactgttaatgttgttattactattgatgctattattgttaatgtTGCTATTGCTATGGCCATTTCTAATGCTATTACTACAACTGCTACTACCGCTATGCACATATTCTACACCAAGTACGTGTGCTTCACCTCCTTGGCTGTCCTCTTTGCATACACACCCAACACATTCGCTGTTACACGTTGCGTCCTGCTTCTCACCCTGCTGAGATAGCCTTACGTCATATTTCCCCCCATCGGATGGGTAAATATACCTAAATTTCTTCCTATACTttcttgtatttttattaattaaaaaaaaagtaatgtGAGAACTGAAATTGTCATTACTAAGGCCATATGTCTTTAgacaaaaattatacatgtagataaaaaatgaacatgaAATAGTgtaataatttcttatattaattaattcataatttttcaaaaaggtattttttgtgcatttttttttggctaTAAAGGGAAACAATTCCTCTTTACACATTTCGttgtatattaaatgaaaaaaagaaatacatgtatgaacataattattttgaaaataatttaagacTTTGagaaagtaataaaaattcattttaattttttttttattttttttttttttattttcctctaattcaaaattttgtacacacttgaaaatattttcatacgTAACGTaatcttttataatatttaaaaaattgaaatgaCTATGTAGATCACTACAGctcattaaatttttgtcatttattttattctccttttcatttattccaacgccattattttttttatttattaaaaataagtcATAAAAGccaaacaaaatatatttatattcaaaaaaaaatgttttatccTCTCTTTgagtaaataaatttacatgtacattttttaatatatcatgAAAATATGCTTCACCATATTGTGATATGATCACATTTTCCCTCTCTTggttttttgtattatttaaatcgTCTTCTCGGAAGGTGGAATATTTGCCTTGGTTATTTATCTTATTAAACAATGAACTAATTCGTTTTAAAAGCTTGCTGATCGCTTtaacataattaataattaaacacTGATTGTTTATGgacatacttatattttcatacttCTTTTcttgaaaatatatgtaaattatattcttaaaagAACTCTGTTCAATGttgtataatattaaattattgatttttttttttcttttttttttttttgattttttattacttcttCATTAAAAGGAAAGAGTAAAGGTGTGAACAAAAGTTTTCTACAAATATCTccgtttttcattttttcattctcacttaaaaaaaattcaaacttttgatttttaaatgagcatatataattatactttttgACACAGAAATTTTGATAAAAGCATATGATTTCAAACAGTATGAAGCTTTTATTTcggtttttattttcattgtacttttcaaaattgtatttatttatcacaATATTGCATATCACATTCTTAGCACTCTTGTAATTTGAGAAAAAGTCGTCTGAGTTGGAAATAATATCACTTGACATGGTATCCTTGGAGACGATTCCATCTGCTGCGTTTAAATTTAAGGTGCTAACATTTGCGGTGTTTACATTTTCGACATTTACATACGCACCCGCTCCATTTGTACTACCTCCATCTGAGGAAGAATAACTGACTAACTCCATATCTACCCCTCCTTTTTTCCTCCTCAAAGTTATTACTAAGAAATCACATTTACACGTAATTATAACAGAcgtgtatttatatacgttCTCGTGGGTATATTTGTAACggtcttttttattttgataaatgTCTGTACTTTGCATATCACTGAAAATATGATTGTTGTCCTTATTACAGTTATTCGGGTTATAATCTTCCTGTACTTGTTTTTGATTTCCACATGATACACAAATTAGAGAGTCATTTAAAACAGTTCTGCTCTTttcatatgtattattttcctCCCTTAAATACCTTACTTTATTTTCtcgtttttttatatttcttaagGCACTTTTTGAGCTTTCATcaaaattgttatttttacctGTCTCATTAAGGTCAATTTTATCATcacatttattaaatgagAAAACGCTACGAGCTATTAAGGCATGCAAATATTTcgaattaaaatttattacatttatttttttgtatgtacaCGTCTTATTTAACTGAATGcgataatatttatttacattaatattaaaagtattttcaaaaaagatACTACGTAGTTctaaattacaaataaatacacaCACAATTCCTTCGTTTGACAagcaaaatatagtaaaagtataaattttttttttttttccattttcacttttctttaatttggtaaaataaatattgcgTATGTAATCATTTATGGAaagatttttaaaaaggaaaacgcACAAGAGCTTACAACTCAAaccataatataaattatttataaaaaaggtattggtcttgaatatatttttgtctacattatttaaattgaATTGTTTATTACACAACTCTAGTTCTTCAAAATAGGGGAAAAAAGCCTCATTGTTAGCACTACTGTACGCGTTATTGTTATCGGAATTTTTATTGGCATTGTTATCTGCATTGTTATCTGCATTGTTATCTGCATTGCTATCTGCATTGTTATCTGCATTGCTATCTGCATTGTTATCTGCATTGTTATCTGCATTGTTATCTACATTGTTATCTGCACTGTTATCTACATTGTTATCTACATTGTTAGCATCATTATTACCGctactattataattatatatgaccattaaaaataaattattcttcacatattttatacataaattaaacgtcaggatatatttttttttgtcttttcttatatattcatattcaACAATAGtactttttgaaaaatagtaatcataataatatgaggaataaaaatcaatatttttaaacatgCACTTTTTTACACTTAATTTTTGTTCTCTTAAGTATTTTGTTccatttgaatatttaaaaaaaggatattcTTCAAAGCTCCTTTTTTCGTTCGTATTGTGCGTTGAGTTCATTTTTACCATAATGCCCATTTCATCCAATTTGTCCACTTCATCCACTTCCTCTATTTCGAATATGTCAACAAGGTTAGCACTATCCTTATAATACTGTACAAAacatttgttaaaatttaaaatttcaaaaaataaattaaatttacgCCCCTTAATATATCCAAAAAGTACGTCATTTTTTCTGTTTGTTTGCACAAAGACATAATCGCTCGA
It encodes the following:
- a CDS encoding hypothetical protein (conserved Plasmodium protein); protein product: MQISRIEEEQGRNICDNIEERDKLNENDNINELSFEYNNKLNDENNIRDRENNDVEEEDNKLIKNEKRNFIIFSSILRYKRYLVKKGNTYFDFNQTNLQLNEKELLLQSSNFYHLFDSKSLFCPHIYLNVYSHININISDYLNYLKKYSNVNVESQEEKSGNYYSRQEFILEAIERVEHIEIFKKVNFVKKLFLTLNEKIAKEIKNYFEHVPDVNSSDYVFVQTNRKNDVLFGYIKGRKFNLFFEILNFNKCFVQYYKDSANLVDIFEIEEVDEVDKLDEMGIMVKMNSTHNTNEKRSFEEYPFFKYSNGTKYLREQKLSVKKCMFKNIDFYSSYYYDYYFSKSTIVEYEYIRKDKKKYILTFNLCIKYVKNNLFLMVIYNYNSSGNNDANNVDNNVDNSADNNVDNNADNNADNNADSNADNNADSNADNNADNNADNNANKNSDNNNAYSSANNEAFFPYFEELELCNKQFNLNNVDKNIFKTNTFFINNLYYGLSCKLLCVFLFKNLSINDYIRNIYFTKLKKSENGKKKKIYTFTIFCLSNEGIVCVFICNLELRSIFFENTFNINVNKYYRIQLNKTCTYKKINVINFNSKYLHALIARSVFSFNKCDDKIDLNETGKNNNFDESSKSALRNIKKRENKVRYLREENNTYEKSRTVLNDSLICVSCGNQKQVQEDYNPNNCNKDNNHIFSDMQSTDIYQNKKDRYKYTHENVYKYTSVIITCKCDFLVITLRRKKGGVDMELVSYSSSDGGSTNGAGAYVNVENVNTANVSTLNLNAADGIVSKDTMSSDIISNSDDFFSNYKSAKNVICNIVINKYNFEKYNENKNRNKSFILFEIICFYQNFCVKKSNKKSKKKKRKKKINNLILYNIEQSSFKNIIYIYFQEKKYENISMSINNQCLIINYVKAISKLLKRISSLFNKINNQGKYSTFREDDLNNTKNQERENVIISQYGEAYFHDILKNVHVNLFTQREDKTFFFEYKYILFGFYDLFLINKKNNGVGINEKENKINDKNLMSCSDLHSHFNFLNIIKDYVTYENIFKCVQNFELEENKKKKNKKKIKMNFYYFLKVLNYFQNNYVHTCISFFHLIYNEMCKEELFPFIAKKKCTKNTFLKNYELINIRNYYTISCSFFIYMYNFCLKTYGLSNDNFSSHITFFLINKNTRKYRKKFRYIYPSDGGKYDVRLSQQGEKQDATCNSECVGCVCKEDSQGGEAHVLGVEYVHSGSSSCSNSIRNGHSNSNINNNSINSNNNINSNNINSNSNINSNNNINSNNNINSNNNISSSSNNREVVKEDNIVPTNCLPLQKCLYYVHKIKKYINVILNETRTDNDKGNTSFSLDIYVNIYLCQTLYIMLNTLRINNTNVYVNVNYNIRKNNMDYFYLLILLNFYYLFYIFICSEDILNNDMNEGKEEEMNKEANKTNEVTRIFEFFWEIYAKDDKNKTNIEQTCELLHIQNITIDSITFEKYLVLMYEVVQSKMSMLHIDHYIFEKLYFKCPFCNHELQVL